In the Mytilus trossulus isolate FHL-02 chromosome 1, PNRI_Mtr1.1.1.hap1, whole genome shotgun sequence genome, one interval contains:
- the LOC134710769 gene encoding integrase/recombinase xerD homolog has protein sequence MTLFISTGIALDNTVKEAVHDSGIEVGSYMYELYPKMCELLINSKSDNTVKSYFNSYKRWERFITLQGHKSLPAQPVHVALYLTHLLNNNSTCHPISNAVYGIKWAHEINGLSDPTSNTFVTSILEASKRVAPKKTEKKDPITPETLIELCDMFKNSLDLLFVRDLAMMILSFSGFLRYDEVSSLRFCDVKVHESHLILCIEKSKTDQYRQSSEVLISKGNSSACPYTMFLRYTRLAGLHSFRSSGATMAANADVSDRCLKKHGRWKSDSSKDGYIVDSTEKRLKISKVLGL, from the exons ATGACGTTATTTATTTCAACAGGGATTGCATTAGACAACACAGTGAAGGAGGCCGTCCATGACAGTGGTATAGAAGTTGGCAGTTATATGTACGAGCTTTATCCGAAGATGTGTGAACTGTTGATAAACTCTAAAAGTGACAATACtgttaaatcatattttaattcttaCAAACGATGGGAACGTTTCATTACTTTACAAGGACACAAATCTTTGCCAGCTCAGCCAGTTCATGTTGCACTgtatttaacacatttattgaaCAATAATTCTACTTGTCACCCTATTTCGAACGCAGTGTATGGTATAAAATGGGCACATGAGATAAATGgtctaagcgatcctacatcaAACACTTTTGTAACATCAATTCTTGAAGCATCTAAAAGAGTAGCACCAAAAAAGACAGAGAAGAAAGATCCAATTACTCCGGAAACTTTAATCGAACTTTGtgatatgtttaaaaattctttagatTTACTTTTTGTAAGGGATTTGGCAATGAtgattttgagtttttcagGATTTCTTAGATATGATGAGGTCAGTTCGTTACGCTTTTGTGATGTAAAAGTACATGAATctcatttaattttgtgtatCGAAAAAAGCAAAACAGACCAATATAGGCAAAGTTCTGAAGTCTTGATTTCCAAGGGTAATTCATCTGCTTGTCCTTACACAATGTTTCTAAGGTACACTAGGTTAGCAG GTCTCCATTCGTTCAGATCCAGTGGGGCAACAATGGCGGCAAACGCTGATGTTAGTGACAGATGCTTAAAGAAGCACGGTAGATGGAAGTCTGACTCTAGTAAAGACGGTTACATAGTAGATTCCACTGAAAAACGTTTGAAGATATCTAAGGTATTAGGCCTATAG